From Algoriphagus sp. NG3, the proteins below share one genomic window:
- a CDS encoding VF530 family protein produces MNSESDSQPNNPLHGIKLADIVAHLVEFYGWEELGERINIRCFTHDPSINSSLKFLRKTPWARERVEGLYLKSLRDAKKK; encoded by the coding sequence ATGAATTCAGAATCTGATTCCCAACCCAATAACCCCCTACACGGCATCAAACTCGCCGATATAGTGGCTCATCTTGTGGAATTCTACGGCTGGGAAGAACTTGGCGAAAGGATCAACATTCGTTGCTTTACCCATGATCCCTCGATCAATTCCAGCTTAAAATTTCTCCGAAAAACCCCATGGGCTAGAGAGCGGGTGGAAGGACTTTATTTAAAATCTTTGCGTGACGCTAAAAAGAAGTAA
- a CDS encoding VOC family protein, with the protein MKQQLGQIAILVRDYDEAIEYYTQILGFDLIEDTHLSDVKRWVRVSPPGSTCHLLLAKAADELQRNQIGFQSGGRVFLFLYTDNFYRDYHNYTAKGVEFIREPSEEAFGTVSVFKDLYGNLWDFIEKK; encoded by the coding sequence ATGAAACAACAACTCGGACAAATTGCAATTTTAGTAAGAGATTATGATGAGGCTATTGAATATTATACGCAAATTTTAGGGTTTGACCTGATTGAAGACACCCACCTAAGCGACGTAAAACGCTGGGTTAGGGTCTCCCCACCGGGTTCCACCTGCCACTTGCTATTAGCCAAAGCTGCAGATGAATTGCAGAGAAACCAGATCGGGTTTCAGTCGGGAGGAAGGGTATTTCTATTTTTATACACTGACAATTTCTATCGTGATTATCACAACTATACCGCCAAAGGTGTGGAATTTATACGGGAACCTTCAGAAGAGGCTTTTGGTACAGTCTCCGTATTCAAGGATCTATATGGCAATCTCTGGGATTTTATAGAGAAGAAATGA
- a CDS encoding sugar phosphate isomerase/epimerase family protein: MNNRRNFLKSASLATAAISLGIPHLGFSARRSDPLFKISLAEWSLNKQLFSGKMDHLDFPTLTKKAGIDAVEYVNQFFMDKAKDMTYLKEMKTRAEGEGVRSVLIMCDGEGMLGASTKKERSQTVENHKKWVEAAKFLGCHSIRVNAYSAIPWSTSPADYKQASDLASAGLHELCVFADDYDINVLIENHGGFSSNGKWLSEMIEKADHPRAGSLPDFGNFRIATEDGKSISYDSYRGVDELMPRAKGVSLKPKVWDDNGNESTLDYSKMMKIVLLHDFHEYVGIEHGEEGREWESIKEIRSELEKVRTQLSENT, translated from the coding sequence ATGAACAACAGAAGAAACTTCCTCAAATCAGCTAGCCTAGCTACGGCAGCTATTAGTTTAGGGATTCCCCATTTGGGGTTTTCCGCAAGAAGATCAGACCCTCTCTTTAAAATTTCCCTTGCAGAATGGTCTCTGAACAAGCAGCTTTTCTCCGGTAAAATGGATCATCTCGACTTCCCTACCCTGACGAAAAAAGCCGGTATAGATGCAGTAGAGTATGTCAATCAGTTTTTTATGGACAAAGCCAAAGACATGACTTATTTAAAGGAAATGAAAACCCGGGCGGAGGGCGAAGGAGTGAGATCGGTTCTCATTATGTGCGATGGAGAAGGCATGCTTGGAGCATCCACCAAAAAAGAAAGAAGTCAGACCGTCGAAAATCATAAAAAATGGGTGGAAGCCGCCAAGTTCCTCGGCTGCCACTCTATCCGTGTGAACGCTTATTCTGCCATTCCTTGGAGCACCTCTCCGGCAGATTATAAACAAGCGAGTGACCTAGCCAGTGCTGGCTTACATGAACTGTGTGTATTTGCGGATGACTATGATATCAATGTACTAATAGAAAATCACGGAGGTTTTTCAAGCAATGGGAAGTGGCTGTCTGAAATGATCGAAAAAGCCGACCATCCAAGAGCAGGGAGTTTGCCGGATTTTGGCAATTTCCGGATAGCAACAGAAGATGGAAAGTCCATTTCCTATGACTCGTACAGAGGTGTAGATGAATTGATGCCTCGGGCAAAGGGAGTCAGCCTCAAACCAAAGGTTTGGGACGACAATGGAAATGAATCCACACTGGACTATTCCAAAATGATGAAGATTGTACTACTTCACGATTTCCATGAATACGTGGGGATAGAGCATGGTGAGGAAGGAAGGGAGTGGGAAAGCATCAAGGAGATTAGGTCAGAGCTTGAAAAAGTAAGAACTCAGCTTTCTGAAAACACATAA
- a CDS encoding Gfo/Idh/MocA family protein, whose product MKNPEKLSRRDFVGTAASIAASISIVPSHVIAGLGKVPPSDQITLANIGCGTQGLREMGELLQNPKVRIVSVCDVNKYSEDYIDWSPYGIRDNIRSVLGDDNWWHNTKGIPGGRDVGKAYIDRFYQKNSPSGGKNSCTSYEDFRELFAKENDIDAVKIMTPDHTHASIALPAMDRGIHVVTHKPISNRLLEGRKVIEKAKSSGVITHLLAWSDRPEYRQIKAWIDEGLIGELKEIHNWSYRPVWQQWTKRPSGSETIPEGFNWDLWLGPVPEMEYHKNYTHNVFRGWYDFGGGSVADMGHYSLFPLFETLGISNSPISAKAYGTTTREEVNGVYQWVKNDVAFPASCMIKWKFPQQASLSPFDLFWYDGGMKPFAPLELEMEGKDTPDEGLMLVGTKGKILGGFRGENPVLLPETKMTSRPSSERIDSSKIDRSSTTWVHAIQSGTQTPGSFTRAQTITDTVNLGAVTLRSGKKVDFDPSALKITNDNEANKFLTRDYRKGWQI is encoded by the coding sequence ATGAAAAACCCCGAAAAATTAAGCCGTAGAGACTTTGTCGGTACAGCGGCATCAATCGCCGCGTCGATTTCCATTGTTCCTTCCCATGTTATTGCAGGTCTAGGAAAAGTCCCTCCATCTGATCAGATCACGTTAGCGAATATTGGATGCGGCACCCAAGGACTCAGGGAAATGGGAGAGCTACTTCAAAACCCTAAAGTGCGCATAGTCTCTGTATGTGATGTGAATAAATATAGTGAGGACTACATTGATTGGTCTCCCTATGGCATCAGGGACAATATTCGCAGCGTATTGGGAGATGATAATTGGTGGCATAATACAAAAGGGATACCCGGAGGAAGAGATGTGGGCAAAGCCTATATAGATCGGTTTTATCAAAAAAACAGTCCCTCCGGAGGCAAAAACAGCTGTACGTCATATGAAGACTTCCGTGAACTTTTTGCAAAGGAAAATGATATAGATGCAGTCAAAATCATGACTCCTGATCATACCCACGCCTCCATCGCTCTGCCCGCCATGGACAGAGGGATTCATGTGGTGACTCACAAACCTATTTCCAACAGGCTTCTGGAAGGCAGAAAAGTCATTGAAAAAGCAAAATCAAGCGGTGTCATCACACATTTACTGGCCTGGTCTGACCGTCCGGAATATCGACAGATCAAAGCCTGGATAGATGAAGGGCTGATCGGAGAACTCAAAGAAATCCACAACTGGTCCTATCGGCCTGTTTGGCAACAGTGGACTAAACGCCCTTCTGGGAGTGAAACCATTCCCGAAGGATTCAACTGGGATCTTTGGCTAGGGCCGGTACCCGAAATGGAGTATCATAAAAACTATACCCATAACGTCTTCCGAGGATGGTATGACTTCGGAGGAGGATCCGTGGCAGACATGGGCCATTATAGCCTTTTCCCACTATTTGAAACCCTAGGAATCAGCAATTCTCCAATCAGTGCAAAAGCCTACGGAACAACCACTCGCGAAGAAGTAAACGGTGTCTATCAATGGGTAAAAAATGATGTGGCTTTTCCGGCAAGCTGTATGATCAAATGGAAATTTCCCCAACAGGCTAGTCTTTCACCTTTTGACCTGTTCTGGTATGATGGTGGCATGAAACCATTTGCCCCATTAGAGCTAGAAATGGAGGGAAAAGACACTCCCGATGAGGGGCTGATGCTGGTAGGGACTAAAGGAAAAATCCTCGGGGGATTCCGTGGAGAAAACCCGGTTTTACTACCAGAGACCAAAATGACATCAAGACCATCTTCAGAAAGGATTGATTCCAGTAAAATCGATAGAAGCAGTACAACCTGGGTACATGCAATCCAGTCCGGGACTCAAACACCAGGAAGTTTTACCCGTGCTCAGACCATTACTGACACAGTCAATCTGGGTGCAGTTACCTTACGGTCAGGAAAAAAAGTTGATTTTGATCCCTCTGCTCTGAAAATCACCAACGATAATGAAGCCAATAAATTCCTTACGAGAGATTACCGAAAAGGCTGGCAAATCTAG